In Macadamia integrifolia cultivar HAES 741 unplaced genomic scaffold, SCU_Mint_v3 scaffold1144, whole genome shotgun sequence, the genomic stretch CTTGTGGGACCCATCCACACAGCAACCCTCTCTCCGCCGTCCGATCCAAGAACCCCTCCGGCAAAACCTCTTCGGGATTTGTGTAATCACCCGGAAGGGTGAATCTTTCCCGTGGTGGCTCTCGAATTGACCACAGGAACCGGTGACCGCTCCGTTCTAGCCCGAGAGCGATCTCCTTCACCTGCGGTGCACTGAAGCTCCCGGAGCTGCCAAAGCATAGGAACACCACCGTGGACGTCGGCTGATCGTCCAGCCATCTCTTGATGTTCTCGAATTGGGACTGATCAGGATTTAGGATCCGACCCTCGAGATCAATTAACGGTCCAACCGGGTACAAAGGTGGGGTTCGACCATCAGATGTTAAAGAGCGAACCGCGTGGGATTCAAACTCTTCAAATGTATTTACGATAATGCCCTTTGCTTCCCTAAACCTGCGCGCATGGTAGAGGTACCAACTGTATCCGTCCTGGTTCTTGGTCCACATAGGCTGAGGCAAGACTCGTCGGGGGACCGGGTTTGTAAAACCCGGGATGATCAACTCGGTATCCGATTCCTCGAAATCGGTGTGTATCTGGGCATCGAGAACTGGGAGGTGAAGCATGACACCGAGCATATGTGCCGTGGAAGTGAAGAAGAGGTAGGAAGGGACACCGAGTTCGTTGGCTACATCAATCATGGTGGTGCAGAAGAAATCGATAACTAACCCAACGAGTTTAGAGTCTCGAGACCGAGTTGGCATAGAGTCCGACTCGGAGGAGGACAAGAAGAGTTGGGTGATTGTGTCTTTGACGAGTGGTTTGTGGCTGTCCAAGAAGATGGATAAGATGGCTTCTGGGGTTTGAGCCGTATTGGGTGAAGGTGGGTCTATCTGAGGCAGTTCGATGAACGTGATTCCAGTTGCGTTCAAGCTGGGAGAATTGGGAAACTTGATAAGAAGAATTGTGATGGAAAGGCGATCATCTCGAGAGATAAGGAGCTTTGCCAGCTCAATTGCAGAGACTATGTGGCCGGGGAGCGTAGCTGGAAGGAACACGAGCTCAGGTTTCTTcgccatcatcttcttcttcttcttcttcaggtaCAGGTGCGTTTTAAGTGGGGAAAGCTGTGGTGGGTGGGAAATCCAAAATGATAAGATAGAAGTTCTCGTAATAGATGTATAAGGAATCAAACAGAGCTCTCAGTGCTTTggcgaagagagagagatacttgTCTTATGTGTATTTGGAGTAGGGTGCCAATTTCAGGCCAAACCTAATTGAGTCCGAATCGATTGTGCcggattaataaacatgttgggcttAAATCAAGCCCATTTATAGTCAGTCGTTCTCAATGTAAGGGTACAATCAATCTGAAAAAGAGCGCTCGACCGATTACTAGCCCAACTCAGTCTGACATGATTAGAACGCCCATTTACtcagcccgacacatttaaagCCTGATTAGAGTCCGTTTAGAGATGAATGATTAATTAATCTGCTTAAGACCTGTCTAGCCATTTTAATATTGGCCACAAATCCATAGAAACTGTTATCCATCAAATTTGCAATATAGTGAGaattaataggaaaataatcctctgtttttctcatccatgtttttccttgttttgcaacctgcagaacgcgacacgtggacaactttaagactaacgcaccggatgtaataatcctcacccaatcttgaccgttggtctctttgttgtccacgtgtcgcgttctggatgtagcaaaacaaggaaaaacagaggattttgatccgaaTTAATATGTTAGGGAGTGTTTGAATGACATCTtcataggtgtatttagaatttaACATCTTTTTTAAATGGTCTCTTGTTAAAAATTCTCAAAGTTATGAATATAAAGTGTTCTCAAATTGAAAGCGAGATAAGATTATAAATTATATTGACATcgtggaaataaaaaaataaaaaataaaaaaaaaatccatattttaATAGAATAGAAAGGCCAAATGATCCAATACCAATGATGTAAATTGATGTGATTCCACTCAAATATATTTCGAATAGATTTGGatagtttcaaaaaaacaaattttttgaaTATGGATTCCTTTAATATGGACAGGAACCTGATTCGAATATAGATTTTTGATCCCTAGCAAGGATC encodes the following:
- the LOC122062903 gene encoding anthocyanidin 3-O-glucosyltransferase 2-like; translation: MMAKKPELVFLPATLPGHIVSAIELAKLLISRDDRLSITILLIKFPNSPSLNATGITFIELPQIDPPSPNTAQTPEAILSIFLDSHKPLVKDTITQLFLSSSESDSMPTRSRDSKLVGLVIDFFCTTMIDVANELGVPSYLFFTSTAHMLGVMLHLPVLDAQIHTDFEESDTELIIPGFTNPVPRRVLPQPMWTKNQDGYSWYLYHARRFREAKGIIVNTFEEFESHAVRSLTSDGRTPPLYPVGPLIDLEGRILNPDQSQFENIKRWLDDQPTSTVVFLCFGSSGSFSAPQVKEIALGLERSGHRFLWSIREPPRERFTLPGDYTNPEEVLPEGFLDRTAERGLLCGWVPQVAVLAHRAIGGFVSHCGWNSIMESFWFDVPIAGWPLYAEQHLNGFAMVKELGGLVVELKMDFRGWDDDLVIAEEVEKAVRKLMDADCEVRTKVKDISEKSRRALMDGRSSFISLERFIKNLMEEN